The Hevea brasiliensis isolate MT/VB/25A 57/8 chromosome 1, ASM3005281v1, whole genome shotgun sequence genome has a window encoding:
- the LOC131183285 gene encoding uncharacterized protein LOC131183285 encodes MIISDNSHRDWRLTGFYGFPERGRRRESWNLLTNLAVASSLPWICIGDFNDLLVADDKRGGYAHPNHLYQGFKNVIKTCKLHDVPLEGCPFTWERGRGTQRWVEERLDRAFLNVEALQMFPDCRLFNLQALMSDHSPILLELDARKWVKASNCFRFESAWLRESKVTQLIQTSWASSTSNCLIDKLNNYGKDLADWGKNFIKRFKHKKKVLEKKINRCCSARTGLFGGDLISLNKEMQLLLQQEEDF; translated from the coding sequence ATGATAATCTCAGACAATTCTCATAGGGATTGGAGACTTACAGGGTTCTATGGCTTTCCAGAAAGAGGTAGAAGGAGAGAATCATGGAATTTGCTTACTAACCTAGCAGTTGCTTCTTCGCTTCCATGGATTTGCATAGGTGATTTTAATGACCTCCTGGTGGCAGACGATAAAAGAGGGGGATATGCTCATCCGAACCATCTCTACCAGGGGTTTAAAAATGTTATCAAAACCTGTAAGCTTCATGATGTCCCTCTAGAGGGTTGTCCATTCACATGGGAACGTGGAAGAGGCACTCAAAGGTGGGTGGAGGAGCGTCTTGATAGGGCTTTCCTAAATGTTGAGGCTCTTCAGATGTTTCCAGACTGTAGGTTATTCAATTTACAAGCTTTAATGTCGGACCACTCCCCTATTCTTCTGGAATTAGATGCTCGGAAGTGGGTCAAGGCTTCCAATTGTTTTAGGTTTGAAAGTGCATGGTTAAGGGAGTCGAAAGTGACGCAGTTAATTCAAACTAGCTGGGCTAGTAGTACATCGAATTGCCTTATTGATAAGCTAAATAATTATGGTAAGGATCTGGCAGATTGGGGAAAAAACTTTATAAAACGATTCAAGCACAAGAAAAAGGTTCTTGAGAAGAAAATTAACAGGTGTTGCAGTGCTAGGACAGGCCTTTTTGGAGGGGATCTTATCTCTTTAAATAAGGAAATGCAACTTCTTTTACAGCAAGAAGAGGACTTCTAG
- the LOC110646742 gene encoding probable protein S-acyltransferase 7, with product MYVVPPPLQSDSGSAGVGSDDLRVYQTWKGNNIFFLQGRFIFGPDARSLALTIFLIVAPVSVFCLFVARKLMDDFSDHLGVSIMVVAAVFTVYVLVLLLLTSGRDPGIIPRNAHPPEPEGFDGTADVGAGQTPQLRLPRIKEVEVNGAVVKIKYCDTCMLYRPPRCSHCSICNNCVERFDHHCPWVGQCIGLRNYRFFFTFVFSTTLLCIYVFVFCWVYVRRIMLSEHTSIWKAMIKTPASIVLIVYTFISMWFVGGLTAFHLYLISTNQTTYENFRYRYDRRANPYNKGVVENFKEIFCSSIPPSKNNFGAKVPREPLPTRPIGGGFMSPNMGKAVDDIEMGRKTVWGDMGAMADHGEGQLANNDRLNIKDGELSEVSPDIRTVVEEGDHSGIHPRRSSWGRKSGSWEMSPEVLALAARVREPNRACGSGSGSLTTENRVS from the exons ATGTACGTGGTGCCGCCACCTCTGCAATCCGATTCTGGATCGGCTGGCGTTGGGTCCGATGATTTACGGGTCTATCAAACTTGGAAAGGCAATAAT ATATTCTTTCTTCAAGGGAGGTTTATATTTGGACCAGATGCAAGATCACTTGCACTGACTATATTCCTGATTGTTGCTCCAGTTTCAGTTTTCTGTCTCTTTGTTGCTAGAAAActgatggatgatttttctgatcACTTGGGAGTATCAATAATGGTCGTTGCTGCTGTATTCACCGTATAT GTTTTAGTTCTTCTCCTGCTAACCTCTGGAAGAGATCCTGGCATAATTCCCCGCAATGCACATCCTCCAGAACCAGAAGGCTTTGATGGAACTGCAGATGTTGGTGCTGGTCAAACTCCACAGTTACGTTTGCCACGAATTAAGGAGGTAGAGGTCAATGGAGCAGTTGTGAAGATAAAGTATTGTGATACTTGCATGCTTTACAGACCTCCTCGCTGTTCACACTGTTCAATATGCAATAACTGTGTAGAACGATTTGACCATCACTGTCCTTGGGTTGGGCAATGTATTGGGTTG AGAAATTACCGATTCTTCTTCACGTTTGTCTTCTCAACAACTCTTCTTTGTATATATGTTTTTGTGTTCTGCTGGGTCTACGTCAGGAGGATCATGTTATCAGAGCACACATCAATTTGGAAAGCAATGATCAAAACCCCTGCCTCCATTGTTCTAATAGTTTACACTTTCATATCAATGTGGTTTGTCGGTGGCCTTACTGCCTTCCATTTATATCTCATTAGTACTAATCAA ACTACTTACGAGAATTTTAGATACCGATATGATAGGAGAGCAAATCCCTATAATAAAGGCGTGGTTGAGAACTTTAAAGAAATCTTTTGCTCCAGTATTCCTCCTTCCAAGAACAATTTCGGGGCAAAGGTACCAAGAGAACCTTTACCAACTCGACCAATTGGTGGAGGTTTCATGAGTCCTAATATGGGGAAAGCTGTGGATGACATAGAAATGGGCAGGAAAACAGTGTGGGGAGATATGGGTGCTATGGCTGATCATGGTGAGGGGCAACTCGCAAACAATGATCGCTTGAACATAAAGGATGGTGAATTAAGTGAGGTATCCCCAGACATAAGGACTGTAGTGGAGGAAGGGGACCACAGTGGAATACATCCAAGAAGATCTAGCTGGGGTAGAAAAAGTGGAAGCTGGGAGATGTCACCTGAAGTTCTTGCCTTGGCGGCCAGAGTAAGGGAACCAAACCGTGCGTGTGGGAGTGGCAGTGGTAGCTTGACAACTGAGAACCGAGTTTCATAG